DNA sequence from the Rattus rattus isolate New Zealand chromosome 2, Rrattus_CSIRO_v1, whole genome shotgun sequence genome:
cctttgatcctagcactctagaggcagaggcaagtggatctctgtgagtttgaggttaggactacaaagagaaactaaaaaccaaccaaacaaccaaacaaataaacaaaatcagtcaCAGAACCATACACATAACTCTGAGACAGTCACAGATATCATAACCCACTAACAGGACACAGGCAGAGAAACTTCATTTACagactcagtcagtaaaatgaCAGACACACTGACATCTTGACACAGTCATATACAGACACAGTCACAAACACAAACTCAGGCCAGGAATAGTGGAACACACTTTTAATCTTACCACTTGGGGCAaagagaggcagatctctgagcatGAAGCCaaaatggtctacagagtgaattccatgtcagccagggctccacagagaaaccatgtctcaaaaaaccaaatccaaaccaaccaacaccaacaacacacacacacacacacacacacacacacacacacacacacacacacacgaactcgGACATCAGTGCTGATACATACACCTTCATGATTCTACTCAACGCAACTAGAGTCACGACTGCGTGCCTTTAAAAACCTTAAGAATTACCTTCGTATGCATGATGGCTGTTATGGGAATGTGTGCTATGAATGTATGtgaaaatcagaggacaaccttgtaaAGTTTGCTTTGTCCATCCACTTTACGTgacttctgggaattgaactcaggcccccaGGCTTAAAGGGAAGTGCCTTTATCTAGCAATCAATCCTGCTGGCCTTCTGCTCCTTGTTATCTCCTGAGAACCTCCTTCCCCGTAGTCCTACTGTCTCCAAGGGGCTCTTCATGTCTCATCACCCACAGCCTCTGGTCGCGGTGGCCTGGCTATCTCCCTGCAATGACAGAGTCCCCAGAGCCTGCAGATTTGCCCTTCCACGTCCTTCCTGCCATTGTATCACACACACTAAAACCTGTCTGGACAGGCAATTCCCTCCCAGCCTGTCCCCCAACCCTGAATGAGAACTGCAACCTGGGACTGTTTTCCTGGGGCTCACTTGTTTGTCTAGCAGTGGGCCTCTGCTCCCACAGAACCACCCTGGGATGTCCTATCAAGTACAGATGTTCACACTGCTGTCTCTGTACCCCAGAATGCTGACCCACCTCAACTTCTACCCACTGTCAGGGCTCCTGTACCATGTGTCAGGGACCCAGAGGTACAAAAGGCAAAGTGTCCAACAGTTTCTTTCTCCACAAAGAATTTTTATTTGGGCTTGTCAGAACCACTGTGCTCACTAGGGTCTGTGGCTCAGAACCTGCTGACAGAGGTCATAGGCCAAACCAGGAAGGGATACCAGGGCACCGTGGGTCGCTGCTTTGCCTCTGCTGGGGtagctcctcttccagagggtctGGAGAAGTGGGTTCCTTTTCTGGGAAAAGATCTGGGAAAGTGAAGGTCTGCCCGTGGGCCTGGGGAGAGAAATAGGGGCTTAATTGAGAGGCTAGCCTTCCAATCACACTCAGGGACTCACTGCTGGGCTGCTAATGATCCCGGACCCTGGATGACAGACAACAGGAAGATGAGCTGCCGTGTCTCTAGGCAGGGTTCCTGCTGGGAAAACAAACACCTTGCCGGCCAGCCCTTCAACCTTTATCTATCACCAACAGGCTACAACCAGGACAATGGCCCTTTTCAAGGACATTGTCTCTTTACGGGGGTCTGTACCAACCCAGGGCTCATTAAATGCAGTCCAGCAAAGGCCCATTCACCAGGCGGCTGCCGGTGGAACTGGGGGCAGGAACTAGGAGCAGAAAAACAGGACACAAATGACGTCTGGTGCCATGCTAAAAACTTTTTCCATCCAAAATATCTAAAGGCCTTCAGCCACATTAAAGGCCGCCCTCCTCTAGGCTCCAAACTTGGCAAATAAAATGCACACAACGTACACAGAAACCTACATACGCAGCAGTCTATAAATCAAGCCTGGCTTTGCAAATTAACTGCTTTTACGTCTTTCACTAGAAGTTCAGTGTGTCAGTACGGCCGAGCCCCAGCCTGAGGCCCCAAGCACATGGGCCAGAAACAGTGAAGGccctgggaaggagaaggaagccatTTCTGCAAGGCTCTAGAGGCTCACTTAGGCTGCTGCTAACATCTCCAAGATAAGAGGTTAGGGGTACACAGAGCCAACCTTGAGGCAGAGGCCCCTCCTGCCATCCCCTCTTGTCTCAGAGGTAGACAGATACGGAATTCTGGATCTGAGACCTTAGTAAGTTCTGTCAGAGATGTGCACCTTGGGGCTGGGCAGGTAGCTTAGTTGGTAGTTTTGCCTAGCACCCATGAGGCCCGGGATTTGAGCTCCACTACTACCTAAAACTTGGTGCTGTTCAAGCCTGTGTCCTagcacaggggagggaggaggaggcacaaGGATCAAAAATTGaaagtcatccttggttacacaAGGCGCTCAAAGATAGCCAGTGCTACTGGGGACGGTGTTTCAAAGGTAAAATGGGGGAGGCAGAAGTCCCTAAGCAGAGCCGACTGCCCATCCAGAATTGACTGCTAGCTTTGATGGCAAAACAACAGCTTAAGGTccagagataaagacagatgcAAGGGGCTAGGGGCGGATTTCGAAAGAGATGTGAGGGACCTGCATCACCATCTATGGGTACCAGTATGAAGACTTATCTCTAAGAGATAATTGCTTCATACTTTTGAAAAAATGTAGCCACCCACCCTCTAAGGAGGGAGAGCCGGTTTTGAGGGGCccaaggcaggaaaggaaaaaaggccaGGGGAAAAGTGGAGAAGCCAGTCCTGACTCCAGTAATCCTAGGGGCCCCACGGGCCATTGTTGGGCTGGACTGTGCCTGCCCGTAGCATTTACTCTGGAGCCGAGGGCTCATGGCCTGTGTGCACCACTCAGTCAAACGCCATCCTGTGTAAACATGGTCAATGCTCTTTTTGTTGTGTGGGGACTGAGagcttgctagggctccctccccaccagaccaaaaagatgtttatcaggttctcagaagaaaaatgtgGTCGCCCACCACGTGGGACCCGCCTTTCCCCTTCCACACTCACAATgagctgcctctctctccctctctctctctcccctctctctctctctctctctggttgccCCTTCCTGAACCTCACAATGCAGTTACCAAAAGCCCCCCACCCATAAAAGACAaactaaaaagacaaagacagccTTTGCAGATACCAGGAAGCCCCAAACACTAACCATTACTAGGCTGGAGCCGAGAAGGAGGCGCGTTACAAAGTTTAATTCTGGTCGAGAAGTCTTGCCTAGTGTGGACATGACGGGTGGCAGCTGCAGCTGCCAGATCTGAGAACTACTGAGTCCAGCTTTCATGAGTGTtgtggggatgaggaggggaatgtAGGGGCTCAGATGTCTCAAAAGCTACTTGTAACCATAGCTGTCTCTGAAGTGACTTGTGGCAAATGCCAGCATATGGATGTGGCCCCACAGGccctgacagagacagatgggtgGATTCAACGcccagcacacaaacacacacagccttccgAGGGCCCAGGCCGTCCTTTCCCACCTGCATGGGCTGATTTTATGCACAGCAAATATTAGCCCCCGTTTAGAACAACTGTAGCTCTTTTTTCCAGCAGAGCTGCCTCCCTCACAGGGTCTTTGAACAAACAGCCACGCAGCCCGGAGCGGGTGGGAGGAGCCCATTCTCAATTGCATGACTGCCATCTAGTGGCCTGCTGTGGAGGCTGGGGCTCCCTGGAGGGCTGTTTACACAGAAACTGGAGAAATTGGAGGAAGCCCCCCTGTGGGGTTTGAGCGGTGGGGGGTTAGTTAATGGACCCTGCCAGTGGAGTCTTCCCTGCAACATTCCCAGAGGTCAAAAGGGATTCTGTCCGGAGACTGAGACCAAAGGGCACTTGTGGTTTAAAATTTGGTCTCAACGACAGTGGGTCCAGGGCAGAGGCTCTGAGAAAGTTTGAAAATGTGCCTCTTTCTGGGAAAGTCTGTATCTTGTGAATAAAGACCCAGGCTAGGAGTCCGCTCCCAGCACCCCAGGCAAGGATGTGATGAAGGGGATTTGGCGCCTAGGATCACTATCATGGCTAACAGAAGATTGTGCAGGGTCCATATACCCCAGGGACCTCAACCTTTTCACTGCAATGGGCTCCCAGGGGAATAGACAATCTGCACCAGACCAGGTACCCTCACTGGGCTGTGGCTTTTCACATTCAcactgtaatttttttgttttctccaaacACAGGTAACCAAGGCGTGGGCTTGTAGCACAAAATAAGGAATGGGTCTACTGAGGTCTACATAAGTGCTCTACGGAGGTGCACTAGGACCTGGGCTCCTCCTGCCCCAGGTCTGGGTCCCGGTGAGGTAGAATGCATTGCACAAACAGCCCCAGGACACAGCTGATGACAGTGAGCAGAAACAGAGCCGGTCTCACTCACCAGCTGCACGTAGGCCACTTTGTAGTCCGGTTTCTTGATCCTCACATTCTTATGGTCCCTCCTCCTGTTGGAGCCTGTAAGGGGACAGCAGACCAGACCCTGCCTTAACTTCAGCCCCCCCCCCGATCAGCCTCCAAATCTAGGAACCATTTTCTAGTAAGGCACAGTATATCAAACAGGAGTTTCAAATGGCAGGCTGAACACCAGAAAAGGGTCTCAGGTAGACATCCCAGTAGAGCTGCTAAAACCAATTTCTCTGATTAAGTGAAAATGGTCTTTGAGCCAGCTGGTGGGGACACAaacctttaataccagtactcgggggcagaggcaggcagatctctgagtttgagggcagcctggtctacagactgagttccaggacagccagggttacacagaaaaactctgtcacCGGAAACCAAAACAatgaccccccaaaaaaaaaaaaaaaaaaagttttttgaaaactgaaatgacaacaagatttaaaaagaacaaaagggatTTCTTTGCTCTCTGGTGAAATGTTGATTCTCTAGGAAGGGCATTTCTAGGAGGGTAGCACCAATCTGCCACTGATGGGTGGGCTATGTTAGGATCTACTACAGGAGGAGACTGTGGAGGCCCACTAGAGACCAGCCCAGGGTAAGAAAGTGGTTCAAAGGAACAGGGGACATTTCAGGGTCACAGCTAAAAGTGCTGGGGACCTTCAATGAGCTACAAGAGGCTGGGCACAGACTTCTACCAAGGGGTCCCTATGACTCTGGCAAGTCACCCAAGCCCCTCAGGCCTTTGTTTCTCCTCATGGAGAGTCTGAGGACAACATGAAGTAGGCAAGGGGCTATATCCTGGTGGCAAGCCACCAACACAGGTACCCACCATGCTGTACCCGTGTGCGCACAGCAGCCACAGGAACGTTGTAAATCTGCTCAAGGTAATTTCGAAGGTCCACCCTGGTCATCCTGgatgagacagaaagaaaacaagtcttaGCTAAGCCTAGATAAAAAGACAGATATCTCACCCAAGGATAAGGGTGAAAGTCCAAGAAGCAGCTGTGGCCAGGTGAGGCCGGCGCCAGTGCTGTCCTTTCCAGATAAAAAGATAAGTTAGAGCAATGAGGGTCTCATTCCATCAGAACTGTTTACTTGGTTGGTCTTCTCCACCTGGATCCTTGGTCATCACCTGGAGCCGGCTGGGCTCACCCTGATAAAATGTAAGATATCAGGCCTGTAGTCAGGCCTGGGCCCCTACCTGTAACTAAAGACTTGCCCCTGGGGGTCTATGAGTCACTTGCTGCCACAGCGGCCTCTTTGGTGGACAAAGCCCATGGTGGCTTTCAGCACAACCCTGGCGCCATaagtttctgtgtatgtctgtaaagTCAAAGAGACCCTAACCCAGCTTCTACCGGGATCTgctcctgccccccaccccaactcctacCCTTCTGTCCCAGCTGAGCTGGTCCCTGAGGATTTTAGGAGTCAGAGAAGCACGGGCAGATGGGGTTGCACTGCACCTTCCTTAAAAGGGGGTACACTGAAGTGAGCAGCGCGAGGTGAGGAACTCGGAGCTAACACACTAGAAGCTCTGCAAATCTCAGCATGCTCCAACCCAGCCTCCGGGGACTCCTTTCCTGGGAAAAGGATGGAGGCAAGAATTCAACAAATCTCAGGCTTTCTGCTAAGCTTTCCCCAGGTGGAGGGCGAGCCAGGAAGCCAGCCAAGAGCACGCTTACTCTTTGGCTGCCTGAAGCTCTGCAAACACCAGGCCCCTCCACCATCCGCTGAGCAAGCAAAGTGGCCCCAGGTCTTTCCACCACAGGAAAAGCCTGGCCCTGGGAGCAGAGCTAAAAAACAGGACAGGGCCCACATCCTGGAGGtcactccccagcccctgaactCCTCTGGGGCTTACTTACTCCATGGGGATCCGGAATTGCACTGTATCTTCAGGCTGTGCGGTACCAGGCCGCACCAACTGAATGAAGAAGTTAGTTCGAAACACACGGAGCTGGGGGCCGCCCAGCTGGTAGAGGGGGTACCTGCTCGGGAGAAATTAGGGGATTAGGATCACATAGACAGTGAGGTAGGCTCATGTGTCCACTCACACCAGTGGGGTCAAGGCAGGCTGGGGCAGTTATACAGAGGACCTGTCCCTAATGCATGGTTTCATCAGTGCCGGAGCAAGCAGCTTTCCTAGTCCTTAGCCACCCTTCTGGGGTTCCAGGGTCACTGACACTGCAGCTCACCTATAGAAAGGGCAAAAAGGcagctaaaacaaagaaacaaacaaaaacaggaactgaGGCTCATAGCTGTGGTAGCAGAACAATAGTCCCAGCTTGTGAAATTTTAAGAACAAGGAAGGGGGGACCTCATAAACAGGGCCGTGGTGGTACTCGGCTTGGAGATAACACCTCTTCCAAAGCCCTACTAATTCCTGCTTCTGGGTGTTTCCATGGCTAGCCCGAGTACTCTCCCACCCAGCATAGAAAAACCCGTGCTCCttgagagagaggaaaacaggctGGGAACTGGAGAACACAGTGTTTCCAACATGATGCTCCGAGCTGGCAATGCCTCACTCGAGTCCTAAAACTACCCAAACAAGCAAGATTTGGGGGTAGCCACTGTTTCCCACCATGATCAGGCCTGTAGGCAAAGCAGAATCTCTGCTTGGTGGTCTTGCACACCTCCCTGCCCACCTGAGTAATCATGGAAGTGGAGGGGAGCAACTCAAGGTCTGTGGGGTTATTAAAAGTGCATAGTTCACGGTCCCCAGGTGGACGGTGGGTACATGGGTCCACCTAGGATCACACAGATAACCAGAGGTATGGCATGTAGGCCAGACCTGGGAGCACCCAGCCCTACGATAGACTGAGCTCCATGCTGATCTAGCTTTGGACAAGTATATTCTGGCTCTATAAGCCCAGGGAACACCACACTGGAAGCACCAGGCTGAGAGCGCCAGGGGACTTTTAGGGCTGAGAAGTTTTAGGTACCTGGCTTTCAGATGACTCCCAAGGTAGCATGGTGGGAGCCTCCGAGGCAGGTCCCACTGCTAAATGTTTGCCAAACTCAGTAGCTCAAGAGCCTACCTAATGACCAAATCCATACATTGTTGGCAGACCATCAGTCTAGAAACTGCCACCAgtgatctggcagagcctccggAGAGGGCCTTAAAGTCTGTGCCTATAGGAACAGGCAGCCAAGAGGGCAGGAAAGAATAGGGCAGGTTCTGAAGGGGGATATGGAGCCTCTGATTTACACATCCAACTATGGTACCTAAGGGGCTTCATATTATCAGTAGGGCCCAATTGTGGCATAGCATGAAGACAAAATTGGGAAGACCTTCCTTAGGATAGAAAAGGGGAGCAATGTTCACTAAAACCCCTAGTCTCTGAGTCTTTGGGACTAGGACCTGAGGTCGGAAGCCCTGAGACCACACTGAAGTCGTGAACTATTGGCAGACTTCCCTTCTCCCTAGATCTGCCCTTGCCCACAAACTTTACCCACAAGACTGCCAGGCGCATCCAAGCCTGGTAATTCCCCTTGGAAAACTTGCAGCCTGGTCTTGGTCCCAGGACCCTCCCTGCTCTTCAGTCTTGCTGCTCTTCTGAGGTCTGGGCTTTTAGGGTTCCTTTAACTTCCTCTCTATTTTTTTCACAAGCACCCCAAATAGCATACCTCAAGTGGTACTCTTGGTTCTCTTCTCCTCACTGGGAGCCTGGCTCCCTACTGGTGGATGGTAACTTGTTCCCCAGAAGCTCAGGTCTCATTCCTGTTATCACCCTGCCCTCACCTACCCATCACCCATTCACACATGGCTCCCACTGGCTCCCTGCAAAGCCAGGAGGTGATCACATAAGCTGAACTAGGCTGGCTCTGCCTCACACTGGCCTGGTTTTGAGGTCCCTGGTCTCTCCCAGTCAGAAAGAAACCCCAAGGTTGCCCACCAAGTAATTCCACCAGTCCTCTCCCCATCTGTGAGCAGGGTCCCCCAAATTCCACTTCCACGAGAACCCTCAAAACCGTACTAATGCTCAACCTGGGGCCACCCAACCAGTGGGTCACGTGTTTACTGAACACGTGTTTCCGGCTTAGAAAGTGGGAGGCCAGCACGGCTGGCCACGTGGAGACCAGTGAATGTAGCAACTTTTGGGGGCTTGGGCCAGGGGTCCTCGCAGGCACCGGCCAATCCCGgctcagccctggctgtctgccAAATCGGCGGTAGCCGCTGGCTATGATTGACAGCCAGGACACTACGCCGCGGTGGCCCTGCCGCGTGGACCCCGACGGGTTTCCCGCCGTGTGCGGGCCCCTCCGCTTCCGGCCCGGGCCCCGCACCCGCCCGACCTGGGCTAAGCAGCCCGCTTGGCCGAGCCACGACTTTACTCACAACACATTCCGCGCCATGGCAGCCGCACCTCCTGGTCAGGAAGGAGCGACGCCGGCCCGGCACAGCGCCCGCGCTGGCACAGCGCCCCCTCGCTTCCGGAGGCCGCGCTACCCTCTCCCTGCACCGCAGGGCCCCGCACCGTGGGTGTCCCgcaaaccccaccccacccccaaccacgcacccacaaaccccacccccacccgtgcACCGCAAACTGCTTGCGCACCGCCCCCGACACAGTGCACCCCGCCTCTCAGCCTTACACACATTGCACAGCCCCGCCCCTCACCCAGTCCCGCAAAAAGCCCGCGTGCACTCTGTACCCGTTTGCCCCACCCTGACTCGTACACTGCACAGAATCCTGCATACCACTTGGTGTATAGTCTACCTCCCTGCTCCTCAGCCTGTAAGCACCCTACACCCACATGCTTCCCCACCCACAAGGGCACCACACTTTGCCATGAGCAGTCCCGCATCTCCGCACTGCTGGCTGGTGGATTCTACTACTGCCCTATTTCCGGACCCCAACAATGCACGAGCCCACCAAGCACAGTCATACACCCTGTACCCCAAATCTACTCTGTGAATCTAGTCTGTTCCCTTGTTGTAGGTGGCCCAGCAGTACCTTGGTTCCCACTCCCCTTTTTCTGGATTGGACCAAACCACACCATAAGACTCACCAAGGCCTGGCCGGCTAGTCCCCACCCTGTGTTCTACAACCTATCCTTCCTCTAGACTCTGCCAGCtctttgtcccctttcccacaaAAGCACATCAGAGGCTACACCCAGGCCCCATCCCATATAGGACCCTATCCCCCTCAACAATCCAGTCACAGTCTGGCCAACAATCCCTTGGGCAGCAGAGATGGGGAAGGGTGGGGTGGACTGGACCTCCTGTCTGAGGTCTAAAGCCCCTCTCCCAACCAGACTGGGTTGTTTTCCCtcccaggcaggactcccaggaccccctcctttctccttccctccctttcttggcTGCCCAGCCACAGTTGCAGCCCAGCAGCCCTGCATACTCCCTGTCCCAGGAGCCcctggccacacctccttcaagaGGCCACTAACCTCCAAGGCCTCTCTTGCTCACAAGTCCTCAGCCCTGCAGGTCAGAGACCGACTAGCTTGGCCCTAACTGAGGGACCCCTGTCTGTAGTCTTGTCCTGACTTGGTGGTATTGcagctctctcccccttcctcccatgCTCCTCATAGATTCTCTATGCTGCTTTCCAGCTCCTCGGTTCTTGTAGGTTTCTGTCTATACCCGGTGACAACACAGTTGTCTTTGGGGGAAGGAGACATGTGTGGAGATATCAGGCACATTAGAAGAGCCCATAGTGGTGGCTCTGAGAGAAGCATCTGGAGTGACACatttaatgagaaaaatgacCATTGGGGTCACCTAGGATGAAGGAATTAAAGGCGAGTGATGAGCACAGATCCCTGCCCACATCTAAGCCTCCTGGGTTGTGATGCAAACTGAGTGTGGTTATGGCCCAGTAGCAGATGATATTAGCCTCTCCTGAATCCTGAGgcccctctctctatctctccagaTCAGACTTCCTGGGTTTTCTCCCACTTTTTCCCTCACTCGTTGCTCAGCCTGACTGGACTGCCACAGCAGAGGTCAGTGGCTAAAAGAGGGGATGTGAGGACCAGAGAAATACAGAGTTGTCCTTTCCTTACTAAGGACTGGTGTTAGCCATATTTAAGATGGGCTCAAGGTCATAAGACAAAGCTACCATGCCTGCTAGGGAAGAGACAGTAGACCATGTGGGTCTGGGAGATTAAATTTAGATTCAACAGGCTTggaagcaagcacctttacccaaaCTGAgctggcttgctggccagctctAAAATTAAGTGGTTCTGAGACTCCCCCATGTGAAGGAAGCATTCAAGTGTGAAGTGACCTTATATGTGACATATAGCACACATAACTCTGGGAGAAAAAGACTCCCTAAAAGTCGGGCGTACGAAGAAGGTGCTGAGCAGGGAGATGCCACATGGTCCTGGGAGCTGGGGTCCTCATGGcctggaaaagaaagggagaaggaaagggtccCTTGGGGGGTGATAAGCAACTGATCTTAGGACACATTGTAAAAGGGGACATTATTGCCTCTTCAACTACCTACCTCAAGCCTGTCCCATCAGGGTTCCTCAATTCCCTTCTGGATGAAAGTTTCTGGATGAACGTCAGGTGACTTTGGGACTTCAAGATGGACAGTGTAGGGACTTTGGGACTTCAGGCTAAGGATACACCTGGTCCTCCCAACACGAACACAGGAGTCCCATTCTGGCTCCTCTGTAGTAGTTGTGTCCCCTGAGCAAGCCACATCTCCACCCCATGATAACCACATGTTATGGAGggcagctgtaatcccagcacttgggaggtggaggaaaggACGATCAGAAGTGTGaggccatccttagctatgtGGTGAGTTAGAAGCTAGCCTGAACTAATGAGaaacccagacacacatgcatgcacacacacactcgcacacacctCTTTTCCAATTTGTGGTTAGCCTTTTAGTTTGAAGGTGACCTTCATATAATGACAGGCCATATTTCAGAGGGCATTTGGGTTGGCGTTAACACACATTGCCATCTGAGGTGCCAGCGAAGCATCCTATGGCTCTGTGggcctccccacccctccacgtGCCTCTGATCTCCAGCCAATGTTTTGCATTTGGGATGTTTGCTgccttcgttttgtttttgtttgtctattttgttgttcttgttgtttttccttcaagacagggtttctctgtgtaaccttagccatcctggaattcactctgtagaccagtctggtcttgaattcagaaacctgcctgcttctgtctcctgagtgctgggattgaaggtatgagccaccactgGCAATTTGCTTTCTAATCTTGGATCAGACCTAACAAATCTCATGCTATGCAGAAATTCTCTCTCTTGGTCCCCAGCTTGGCTTCTCAGCCTCCCTGTAGTTATCGCTGGAAGAACCAAATtagaaatagtaataataatagtaatagtaataatagtgataataataataataataataataataataataataaattccaGCTTGTCAGTTTGTTCTAGAGAATATGCTTTTAGTGCTGTGACCAATAACCCTCTGAATGACCCC
Encoded proteins:
- the Mrpl23 gene encoding 39S ribosomal protein L23, mitochondrial, yielding MARNVLYPLYQLGGPQLRVFRTNFFIQLVRPGTAQPEDTVQFRIPMEMTRVDLRNYLEQIYNVPVAAVRTRVQHGSNRRRDHKNVRIKKPDYKVAYVQLAHGQTFTFPDLFPEKEPTSPDPLEEELPQQRQSSDPRCPGIPSWFGL